A region of Nostoc sp. 'Peltigera membranacea cyanobiont' N6 DNA encodes the following proteins:
- a CDS encoding citrate synthase, whose amino-acid sequence MMVCEYKPGLEGIPAAQSSISYVDGQKGILEYRGIRIEELAEKSTFLETAYLLIWGELPNKEELEAFEHEVRYHRRIKYRIRDMMKCFPESGHPMDALQASAAALGLFYSLRDLHNPAYIRDSVVRLIATIPTMVAAFQLMRKGNDPIRPRDDLDYSANFLYMLDEREPDPLMARIFDICLILQVEHTMNASTFSARVTASTLTDPYAVVASAVGTLGGPLHGGANEEVIQMLEKIGSVENVRPYIDHCLETKSKIMGFGHRVYKVKDPRAIILQGLAEQLFEKFGHDKFYDIALEMEQVVEEKLGSKGIYPNIDFYSGLVYRKMGIPTDLFTPIFAIARVAGWLAHWKEQLAENRIFRPTQVYNGHHEVTYTPIDKR is encoded by the coding sequence ATGATGGTGTGCGAATACAAGCCTGGTTTAGAAGGCATTCCCGCCGCTCAATCAAGTATCAGCTATGTTGATGGGCAAAAAGGAATACTAGAATATCGTGGCATCCGAATTGAGGAACTAGCAGAAAAAAGTACATTCCTGGAAACTGCTTATCTCTTGATTTGGGGTGAACTGCCAAACAAGGAAGAACTGGAAGCATTTGAGCATGAAGTTCGTTACCACCGGCGGATAAAATACCGCATTCGGGACATGATGAAATGCTTTCCAGAAAGCGGCCACCCAATGGATGCCCTACAAGCCTCTGCTGCGGCTTTAGGCTTGTTTTATTCACTCCGGGATTTACATAATCCTGCCTACATTCGAGATTCCGTGGTGCGCCTTATAGCAACCATTCCGACGATGGTGGCGGCGTTCCAACTGATGCGAAAAGGCAACGATCCGATACGTCCCCGTGATGACTTAGATTACTCCGCCAACTTTCTATACATGCTTGATGAGCGAGAACCCGATCCTCTGATGGCGCGGATTTTTGATATCTGCTTGATACTTCAAGTCGAGCATACAATGAATGCTTCCACTTTCAGTGCTAGGGTGACAGCTTCTACATTAACCGATCCTTATGCTGTGGTTGCTAGCGCTGTGGGAACTTTGGGAGGGCCCCTGCATGGTGGAGCCAATGAAGAAGTAATTCAGATGTTGGAAAAAATTGGCTCTGTAGAAAATGTCCGTCCCTACATAGACCATTGTCTAGAAACTAAATCTAAGATTATGGGCTTTGGACATCGTGTGTATAAAGTGAAAGACCCACGAGCCATAATTTTACAAGGTCTAGCAGAACAACTGTTTGAAAAGTTTGGGCATGACAAGTTCTATGACATCGCCCTAGAGATGGAACAAGTAGTAGAGGAAAAACTCGGTAGCAAGGGGATTTATCCCAATATTGACTTTTACTCTGGTTTGGTGTATAGGAAGATGGGAATTCCTACAGACTTGTTTACGCCAATATTTGCGATCGCTCGCGTTGCCGGTTGGTTAGCCCACTGGAAAGAACAACTAGCAGAAAACCGGATTTTCCGTCCTACCCAGGTTTATAACGGTCATCACGAAGTAACTTATACCCCAATTGACAAACGGTAA
- the nuoH gene encoding NADH-quinone oxidoreductase subunit NuoH: MNSGIDLQGTFIESLRDLGLPAGTAKAIWMPLPMILMLIGATVGVLVATWLERKISASAQQRIGPEYQGPFGLLVPVADGLKLVFKEDIVPAKSDPWLFTLGPIIVVIPVFLSFLIVPFGQNIVISNVGMGVFLWIALSSIQPIGLLMAGYASNNKYSLLGGLRAAAQSISYEIPLALAVLAIAMMSNSLDTVDIVNQQSGYGILGWNIWRQPVGFLIFWIAALAECERLPFDLPEAEEEIVAGYQTEYSGMKFGLFYLGSYVNLILSSLLVAILYLGGWDFPIPLNLIAGWLGVSELNPVFQIVTAALGITMTVFKAYLLVFVAILLRWTVPRVRIDQLLDLGWKFLLPVGLVNLLLTAALKLAFPFAFGG; this comes from the coding sequence ATGAACTCAGGAATTGACCTCCAAGGAACTTTTATTGAATCCCTCCGGGATTTAGGTTTACCAGCAGGCACAGCCAAAGCGATTTGGATGCCCCTGCCAATGATACTGATGCTAATTGGGGCAACAGTGGGGGTATTAGTTGCTACTTGGCTAGAACGGAAAATTTCCGCCTCCGCACAGCAGCGAATTGGGCCAGAATACCAGGGGCCTTTTGGGTTGCTAGTGCCTGTAGCGGATGGTTTGAAATTGGTATTTAAAGAAGATATAGTACCAGCCAAATCCGATCCCTGGCTGTTTACCCTCGGCCCTATTATTGTTGTAATTCCGGTGTTTCTGTCGTTCCTGATCGTTCCCTTTGGGCAGAATATCGTTATTAGCAATGTGGGCATGGGCGTATTCTTGTGGATTGCCTTGTCAAGTATTCAACCCATTGGCTTGCTGATGGCTGGCTACGCATCTAATAACAAATACTCCCTCTTAGGGGGCTTGAGGGCAGCAGCGCAATCTATTAGTTATGAAATTCCTTTGGCATTGGCGGTGTTAGCGATCGCTATGATGTCTAATAGCCTCGACACCGTTGATATTGTCAATCAGCAATCTGGCTACGGCATTCTAGGCTGGAATATTTGGCGACAACCAGTTGGTTTTCTAATCTTTTGGATAGCCGCCCTAGCTGAATGCGAACGATTACCCTTTGACTTACCCGAAGCAGAAGAAGAAATCGTTGCAGGCTATCAGACTGAATATTCAGGGATGAAATTCGGTCTATTTTACCTGGGTTCCTACGTTAACTTGATCCTTTCTTCCTTACTAGTAGCAATTCTCTACCTGGGCGGTTGGGACTTTCCTATTCCCCTCAACCTCATCGCTGGTTGGCTGGGAGTCAGTGAACTAAATCCCGTGTTCCAGATAGTAACTGCTGCTTTGGGAATCACAATGACCGTCTTCAAAGCCTATTTACTAGTGTTTGTCGCCATCCTATTGCGCTGGACAGTGCCACGGGTACGGATCGATCAACTGTTAGATTTAGGATGGAAGTTTTTGTTGCCAGTTGGTTTGGTTAATCTTCTATTAACCGCCGCCCTGAAACTAGCCTTTCCCTTCGCTTTTGGTGGTTAG
- the ndhI gene encoding NAD(P)H-quinone oxidoreductase subunit I translates to MLKFLKQVGDYAKETVQAARYIGQGLSVTFDHMRRRPITVQYPYEKLIPGERFRGRIHFEFDKCIACEVCVRVCPINLPVVDWEYDKASKKKKLNHYSIDFGVCIFCGNCVEFCPTNCLSMTEEYELATYDRHELNYDSVALGRLPYKVTNDPMVTPLRELVYLPKGVLEPHGLPADAPRAGARPEDLVEQTEK, encoded by the coding sequence ATGCTCAAGTTCCTAAAACAAGTTGGTGATTACGCCAAAGAAACGGTACAAGCTGCGCGTTACATTGGTCAGGGGCTTTCTGTTACCTTCGACCACATGCGGCGGCGACCAATTACCGTACAATACCCTTACGAAAAACTGATTCCTGGCGAACGGTTTCGCGGTAGGATTCACTTTGAATTTGATAAATGTATCGCCTGCGAAGTTTGCGTTCGCGTTTGTCCAATTAACTTGCCTGTAGTAGATTGGGAATACGACAAAGCCAGCAAAAAGAAAAAACTCAACCACTACAGCATTGACTTTGGAGTTTGTATCTTTTGCGGTAATTGTGTGGAATTCTGCCCAACTAACTGTCTATCGATGACAGAAGAGTATGAGCTTGCCACTTACGATCGCCATGAATTGAACTATGACAGCGTAGCACTAGGTCGTCTGCCTTATAAGGTAACAAACGATCCAATGGTTACACCACTGCGCGAACTAGTTTATCTACCCAAAGGTGTCCTCGAACCCCACGGACTCCCCGCAGATGCGCCGCGTGCAGGTGCGCGTCCAGAAGACCTGGTAGAACAAACAGAAAAATAA
- a CDS encoding NADH-quinone oxidoreductase subunit J — MNLAEGVQLVSLGILGVMMIGSAIGVVLFSNIVYSAFLLGGVFISMAGIYLLLNADFVAAAQILIYVGAVNVLILFAIMLVNKRENFVAFPNSWVRKLLTGLVSVGLFGLLSTMVLATPWAYSAAPVAGGESSIVLIGEHFFTDFLLPFELASILLLIAMVGAIILARREYLPDQLTQSDLRQTVLTLPERPRELVSTTSETKE, encoded by the coding sequence GTGAATCTAGCAGAAGGAGTACAGTTAGTATCGCTTGGCATACTGGGCGTGATGATGATTGGGTCGGCCATTGGTGTGGTGCTGTTCTCCAACATCGTCTATTCTGCCTTTTTGCTGGGGGGTGTGTTCATCAGCATGGCGGGAATCTACCTGTTGTTAAATGCTGACTTTGTTGCCGCCGCACAAATACTAATTTACGTTGGGGCAGTTAACGTGCTGATTTTGTTTGCCATTATGTTGGTAAACAAGCGTGAGAATTTTGTCGCATTTCCCAATTCTTGGGTGCGTAAATTACTTACAGGTCTAGTCAGTGTAGGATTGTTTGGTCTTTTAAGTACGATGGTGCTGGCTACTCCTTGGGCTTACTCAGCCGCTCCTGTGGCGGGTGGTGAAAGTTCTATAGTTTTGATCGGAGAGCATTTCTTCACCGACTTTTTACTACCTTTTGAATTGGCTTCCATTTTGCTGCTAATAGCGATGGTAGGAGCAATTATTTTGGCACGTCGTGAATATTTGCCAGATCAACTAACACAATCCGATCTGCGGCAAACTGTTTTGACTTTGCCAGAACGCCCCAGAGAACTGGTATCAACAACCAGCGAAACAAAAGAGTAA
- the nuoK gene encoding NADH-quinone oxidoreductase subunit NuoK, whose product MQLQYFLLLAAALFCIGIYGLITSRNAVRVLMSIELLLNAVNLNLMAFSNFLDSTLIKGQVFTVFVITVAAAEAAVGLAIVLAIYRNRDTVDMEQFNLLKW is encoded by the coding sequence ATGCAACTCCAATACTTTTTATTACTAGCAGCAGCTTTATTTTGCATCGGCATCTACGGTTTAATTACCAGCCGCAACGCCGTGCGGGTGCTGATGTCAATTGAGTTACTGCTCAATGCTGTTAATCTGAATTTAATGGCATTTTCCAACTTCCTCGACTCAACATTAATTAAGGGTCAGGTTTTCACAGTATTTGTGATTACCGTGGCCGCGGCCGAGGCGGCGGTGGGTTTAGCGATCGTGCTGGCCATTTATCGCAACCGCGATACCGTCGATATGGAGCAGTTTAATCTCCTGAAGTGGTAA
- a CDS encoding NAD(+) kinase produces the protein MQLKQVIIAYKARDARSKEWAEVCAKQLESRECQVLMGPSGPKDNPYPVFLASAAQPIDLALVLGGDGTVLTGARHLAPAGIPILGVNVGGHLGFLTESVEEFQDTEKVWDRLFEDRYAIQRRMMLQAAVYEGHGSNLEPVSERYLALNEFCVKPASADRMITSILEMEIDGEVVDQYVGDGLIISTPTGSTGYTVSANGPIMHDGMEALTITPICAMSLSSRPLVLPPGSVVSIWPLGDYDLSTKLWTDGVLGTSIWPGHRVDVRMAECRAKFIILRENNSYYQTLREKLLWAGTRVHYNNNHRN, from the coding sequence GTGCAACTCAAGCAGGTAATCATTGCTTATAAAGCGCGGGATGCCCGGAGTAAAGAATGGGCAGAAGTCTGTGCTAAACAACTAGAAAGCCGCGAGTGCCAGGTGTTGATGGGGCCTAGCGGGCCGAAAGACAACCCCTATCCAGTCTTTTTGGCTTCGGCGGCTCAACCAATCGATCTCGCCTTGGTACTCGGTGGCGATGGCACTGTTTTAACTGGTGCCAGGCATTTAGCCCCAGCTGGCATCCCGATTCTGGGAGTGAATGTGGGAGGTCATCTGGGGTTTTTAACTGAGTCAGTAGAAGAGTTTCAGGATACAGAGAAAGTTTGGGATCGGCTGTTTGAGGATCGCTATGCTATCCAACGACGGATGATGTTACAAGCTGCGGTGTATGAGGGTCACGGGTCTAATTTGGAACCCGTGAGCGAGCGTTACCTGGCTTTGAATGAATTTTGTGTCAAACCCGCCTCTGCTGACCGAATGATTACCTCAATTCTAGAAATGGAAATCGACGGTGAGGTAGTCGATCAATATGTCGGGGATGGGTTGATTATTTCTACTCCCACAGGTTCTACAGGTTACACAGTTTCTGCTAATGGGCCGATTATGCATGATGGTATGGAGGCGCTTACCATCACTCCTATTTGTGCAATGAGCCTTTCCAGTCGCCCCCTCGTTTTACCCCCTGGTTCTGTGGTGAGTATTTGGCCTTTGGGGGATTACGATTTGAGTACCAAACTGTGGACAGATGGAGTTTTGGGGACTTCAATTTGGCCCGGACACCGCGTTGATGTGCGGATGGCAGAGTGTCGGGCTAAATTTATTATTTTGCGCGAGAACAATTCCTACTATCAGACGCTACGGGAGAAGTTGCTTTGGGCAGGTACAAGGGTTCACTACAACAATAATCACCGTAATTAA
- a CDS encoding GNAT family N-acetyltransferase yields MEVSGRNINYPLNPPPPLEDFPVLQTEKYTLRLASTEEELESIFRLRFEVFNLELGLGFSTSNFTQMDIDKFDAVCHHLIMISKQTGKTIGTYRMQTYIMASQRLGFDAADIFNLNAIPNSVLQASVEVGRACIAKEYRNSQALLLLWKGLANYLIWSENQYFFGCASLLTQCPFQATCTYDYFQHNGLMHPSILVYPNSQSCLELPPTCPDSYNVEIPKILQAYLNIGAKICSIPAIDRHFKTIDFLTISNTKDFARWRYQIL; encoded by the coding sequence ATGGAAGTTTCTGGACGCAACATCAATTACCCACTGAATCCTCCTCCCCCTCTTGAAGATTTTCCCGTCCTTCAAACTGAAAAATATACCCTACGGCTAGCGTCAACTGAAGAAGAATTAGAATCAATTTTTCGGTTGCGCTTTGAAGTTTTTAATCTTGAACTAGGCTTGGGATTTTCTACTTCTAACTTTACCCAGATGGATATAGATAAGTTTGATGCAGTTTGCCATCATTTAATTATGATTTCCAAACAAACGGGTAAAACCATTGGAACTTATCGGATGCAAACTTATATAATGGCCTCTCAAAGACTCGGATTTGATGCTGCTGATATATTTAATCTTAATGCAATTCCCAATTCTGTGCTTCAGGCATCAGTTGAAGTTGGCCGTGCATGTATAGCTAAAGAATACCGCAACAGTCAGGCACTTTTACTATTATGGAAAGGGCTAGCAAATTATCTCATCTGGAGTGAGAATCAATATTTCTTTGGCTGTGCATCATTACTAACACAGTGTCCTTTTCAAGCTACTTGTACTTATGATTATTTTCAGCATAATGGCTTGATGCATCCAAGTATTTTGGTTTATCCAAATTCACAATCTTGTCTAGAACTGCCTCCAACTTGCCCAGATTCATATAATGTTGAAATTCCTAAAATTTTGCAGGCATACTTAAATATTGGAGCTAAAATATGCAGTATTCCAGCTATCGACCGACACTTTAAGACTATTGATTTTTTAACCATATCTAATACCAAAGACTTTGCTAGATGGCGTTATCAAATATTATGA
- a CDS encoding glycosyltransferase family 39 protein, with translation MRHLKFAPSWLRFLIIFLLAMGILFRFFNLDSKVYSHDETYTSLRISGYTRTEAQNKLFNSSVIGGESFAQFQGVNQKNLNDTIMTLAREDSLHPPLYYVIARLWMEVFGNSVTAIRSLSALIGLLVFPCVYWLCRELFNVPLSVPGVAIALMAISPIHLVYAQEAQEYILWLVTILLSSASLLQAMRLESQDKDELAKQRQRPDLFAIWSIYAVTLSISFYTFIWSGFVAVAHGIYVMITAKFKLTKIVRTYLLASLVGFLAFMPWITIVIGDFFQFLISADKTTMQSSLMPVFPFFLMQLSRIFFDIDLSSDNPLNYLVTSIFLTLVGYSIYFLCLTTNYKVWFFLVTLIVVPALPLILPSAGGIQSFSEAYFIPSYLGIQVTVAYLLATQLYNGSASRRRIWHIIMALVIICGLISSKANSQAETWWNKGVSYGNPQVAQIINQTTRPLLISDALGNNYGNIFSLSYLLEPKVRFLLVKNQKTPKIPDGYTNIFLFNPSDTWRETIEKKYKSYTDVVYSDNYYSVWKLAKSPKLR, from the coding sequence ATGCGCCATCTCAAATTTGCTCCGAGTTGGTTGCGATTTTTAATTATTTTCTTATTGGCAATGGGTATATTGTTTCGCTTTTTTAATCTTGACAGCAAGGTTTACTCCCATGATGAAACGTATACCTCATTGCGAATTTCTGGTTATACAAGAACTGAAGCACAAAATAAACTATTTAATAGTAGTGTCATTGGCGGAGAAAGTTTTGCTCAGTTCCAAGGTGTAAATCAAAAAAATTTAAATGATACAATCATGACTTTGGCTAGAGAAGATTCTTTGCATCCACCGCTTTATTACGTAATAGCGAGATTGTGGATGGAAGTTTTTGGTAATTCGGTGACGGCGATCAGAAGTTTATCTGCTTTGATTGGTTTGCTGGTTTTTCCTTGTGTTTATTGGCTATGTCGAGAATTATTTAATGTGCCATTATCAGTTCCTGGTGTAGCGATCGCACTCATGGCAATTTCTCCAATTCACCTAGTATACGCCCAAGAAGCACAAGAATATATTCTCTGGTTAGTCACCATATTACTATCCAGTGCATCTCTGCTGCAAGCAATGCGGCTGGAATCACAAGATAAAGATGAGCTAGCAAAACAACGACAACGACCAGATTTATTTGCTATCTGGAGCATTTATGCAGTAACTTTATCAATTAGTTTTTACACATTTATTTGGAGTGGGTTTGTAGCAGTTGCTCACGGAATTTATGTGATGATTACTGCCAAATTTAAGTTAACTAAAATTGTCCGAACTTATTTGCTAGCATCACTGGTAGGTTTTTTAGCCTTCATGCCTTGGATAACAATTGTGATAGGTGACTTTTTTCAATTTCTGATTTCAGCAGACAAGACAACAATGCAGTCATCTTTGATGCCTGTTTTCCCATTTTTTCTGATGCAGTTAAGCCGGATTTTTTTTGATATAGACCTTAGTTCAGACAATCCTCTGAACTATTTAGTTACATCAATTTTTTTAACTTTGGTAGGATATTCAATTTATTTTCTTTGTCTGACAACTAACTATAAAGTCTGGTTTTTTCTCGTCACATTAATTGTAGTACCAGCACTACCTCTAATACTGCCAAGTGCTGGAGGTATACAATCATTTAGCGAAGCATATTTCATACCATCTTATTTGGGAATTCAAGTGACTGTTGCTTACCTATTAGCGACACAATTATATAATGGCAGCGCGTCACGCCGCAGGATTTGGCACATAATCATGGCATTAGTGATTATTTGTGGTCTGATTTCTTCTAAGGCGAATTCCCAGGCAGAAACTTGGTGGAATAAGGGTGTGAGCTATGGCAATCCCCAAGTTGCCCAAATTATCAATCAAACAACTCGTCCACTTTTAATTAGTGATGCTTTGGGCAATAATTATGGCAACATCTTTTCTCTGAGCTATCTTTTGGAACCAAAAGTGCGATTTTTGTTAGTGAAAAATCAAAAAACTCCTAAAATTCCTGATGGATATACCAATATATTTTTATTCAATCCTTCAGATACTTGGCGCGAAACAATCGAAAAAAAGTATAAATCATATACAGATGTTGTTTACAGTGACAACTATTATTCGGTCTGGAAATTAGCTAAATCTCCTAAGTTGCGCTGA
- a CDS encoding DUF4079 domain-containing protein, which yields MQITDFLSLLHPAIAVIFVFPLIGTVVNFAWQTRQRRLQILAGSKSKIPPVVGTEHKQLGERLTGAVVGLTLIGLSYPIGKNIIKNQLWNKAPFQVVFILLIFAATITSLVFLYRARQRLWRAVFATLTGAGLVILGCQDGVYRLTSQWYWSHYYIGITAALLMIFSLAIVPDIYQDKSHRWRIVHTILNCIALLLFIGQGMTGTRDLLEIPLSWQESYIYQCDFPNKTCPTPNSPPPK from the coding sequence ATGCAAATAACAGATTTTCTTAGTCTTTTACACCCAGCGATCGCAGTTATATTCGTATTTCCACTTATCGGGACAGTCGTTAATTTTGCTTGGCAAACACGCCAACGCAGATTGCAAATTTTAGCCGGGAGTAAGAGCAAAATTCCCCCAGTGGTAGGTACAGAACATAAACAGTTAGGCGAAAGACTAACTGGTGCAGTTGTTGGATTAACTTTAATCGGATTAAGCTACCCTATTGGCAAAAATATTATCAAAAATCAATTGTGGAATAAAGCACCTTTTCAAGTTGTTTTTATCTTGTTAATATTTGCTGCTACCATCACCTCGTTAGTATTTCTTTATCGGGCAAGGCAGCGATTGTGGCGGGCAGTTTTTGCAACTTTAACTGGTGCAGGTTTAGTAATTCTAGGCTGTCAGGATGGAGTATATCGCCTCACCAGTCAGTGGTATTGGTCACACTATTATATTGGCATTACGGCAGCACTGCTGATGATTTTTTCATTAGCGATTGTTCCAGATATTTATCAAGATAAGTCTCATCGGTGGCGCATCGTCCATACAATTTTAAACTGCATTGCCTTGTTGCTATTTATTGGACAAGGGATGACTGGAACGCGAGATTTATTAGAAATCCCTCTGAGTTGGCAAGAATCCTATATTTATCAGTGTGATTTTCCTAATAAAACTTGTCCAACACCAAATTCCCCACCACCAAAATGA
- a CDS encoding SPFH domain-containing protein, whose protein sequence is MEQFFLLVFLALGGSAVAGSVKVVNQGNEALVERLGSYNKKLEPGLNFVIPFLDRIVYKETIREKVLDIPPQQCITRDNVGIEVDAVFYWRIVDMEKAWYKVENLQSAMINMVLTQIRAEMGQLELDQTFTARSHISELLLRDLDVATDPWGVKVTRVELRDIIPSQAVRESMELQMSAERRKRAAILTSEGDREAAVNSARGKADAQLLDAEARQKSVILQAEAEQKAIVLRAQAERQQQVLKAQAIAESAEVIAQKLQTNPNANKAVEVLFALGYLDMGATIGRSDSSKVLFIDPRTIPAAFEGMRSVISNGQVDSEELFSKQIPRLENNRPS, encoded by the coding sequence ATGGAACAGTTTTTTTTACTCGTGTTTTTAGCCCTTGGTGGTTCTGCCGTAGCGGGATCTGTGAAAGTCGTCAATCAGGGTAATGAAGCTTTGGTGGAAAGATTGGGTAGTTATAACAAAAAACTGGAACCAGGACTGAACTTTGTCATTCCTTTCCTAGATAGAATTGTTTATAAAGAAACTATCCGCGAAAAAGTTTTAGATATTCCTCCTCAACAGTGCATCACCCGCGACAACGTTGGTATTGAGGTGGATGCAGTGTTTTACTGGCGCATCGTCGATATGGAAAAAGCCTGGTACAAGGTAGAAAATCTCCAGTCGGCAATGATAAATATGGTGTTGACTCAAATTCGTGCCGAAATGGGGCAACTGGAGTTAGATCAAACCTTTACTGCCCGTTCCCACATCAGTGAACTTTTATTACGAGATTTGGATGTTGCTACCGATCCTTGGGGTGTGAAAGTTACACGGGTAGAACTGCGAGATATTATTCCGTCTCAGGCAGTGCGAGAATCGATGGAATTGCAAATGTCGGCAGAACGACGCAAACGGGCAGCAATTTTAACTTCTGAGGGCGATCGCGAAGCTGCTGTCAATAGTGCCAGAGGTAAAGCTGACGCGCAACTCCTGGATGCCGAAGCTCGTCAAAAATCGGTAATTTTGCAGGCTGAAGCTGAACAAAAGGCGATCGTTTTGAGGGCTCAAGCTGAACGTCAGCAGCAAGTTTTGAAAGCACAAGCGATCGCAGAATCAGCAGAAGTGATTGCCCAAAAACTCCAGACTAATCCCAATGCCAATAAAGCAGTGGAAGTTCTGTTTGCTTTGGGCTATCTGGATATGGGCGCGACAATTGGTAGAAGCGATAGCAGCAAGGTGTTATTTATAGATCCTCGCACTATTCCTGCTGCTTTTGAAGGTATGCGTTCAGTGATCTCAAATGGTCAGGTTGACTCTGAGGAGTTGTTTTCTAAGCAAATCCCAAGGTTAGAAAATAACCGTCCTAGTTAA
- a CDS encoding NfeD family protein gives MPSLTLIWLLAGAVLCLMELFLPSAFVAFMMGISAFVVALLSGVGLGSVWLQVLVWLLFSTFLIVLSRRFLQPRRRKSKIQDAVIAETLTEIPPGKTGRVLYEGNSWQARCDDDKFTIPPHQRVYVVRREGTTLIVIPENLLNS, from the coding sequence ATGCCAAGTTTGACCTTAATCTGGCTTCTGGCAGGAGCAGTTTTATGTCTCATGGAACTGTTCTTACCATCGGCGTTTGTCGCCTTCATGATGGGAATTAGCGCTTTTGTGGTGGCGCTGCTGTCTGGAGTTGGTTTGGGAAGTGTATGGTTGCAAGTTTTAGTTTGGCTATTATTTTCCACGTTCCTAATCGTGCTTTCTCGTCGCTTTTTGCAACCACGACGACGCAAATCGAAAATTCAGGATGCTGTCATAGCTGAAACCTTAACAGAGATTCCGCCTGGGAAAACAGGACGGGTGCTGTATGAGGGAAATTCCTGGCAAGCACGGTGTGACGATGACAAATTTACCATACCACCCCATCAAAGAGTTTATGTAGTTCGGAGAGAAGGTACGACTTTGATTGTGATACCAGAAAATCTGTTGAATTCTTAG